In the Styela clava chromosome 8, kaStyClav1.hap1.2, whole genome shotgun sequence genome, one interval contains:
- the LOC120345782 gene encoding tetratricopeptide repeat protein 39C-like: MDASAHNSMENGACAMPDNFDDHLIALEGIKLMLNNGFKEAEALFNKFKTTSPQMSAGASFFSFLNGMMTFEDERLVQASNDLRATQKLCNIPDETLNAIKSKFSKKAAQRPQLPLSKVLQNKIIIADCHLYLALISFIQQDITGYIKGGWTLRKAWKIYEKTYEQISLLKKVSQAEPQGSTRETKSSNDLKLKEQAKSISKEILERLYGSVSFGFGLFNLCVSLIPQKLLKVVNLIGFHGDREVGLEALQSASESEDMKAPLAMLALLWYHTVVRPFFAVDGDKADSGIPVAEAIMAKHEPVYPKSSFVLFFKGRIQRCKCDISTALISFQLAYDAGVDQREFQLMCAYEIGWCSLMELDWAKALEYFIMLKNESKWSVCYYTYLTALMSGMTDDKVECMKLFIEVPKTMKIKSNQLEIYIVRKALLFIKTPATYEFLLIYILELLYLWRAFPNCTKESLNKILDECAKITSPSLNGLKNLIVGGLHNSLGNTDAAIECFRTAMKVSDRDFDDGHIAPYACYELASILIEKPGMKQKGLEILRHCKDGYEGYDFENRLQMRIHATEHRLKQQKSTGN, translated from the coding sequence ATGGATGCTTCTGCACATAACTCTATGGAAAATGGAGCCTGTGCTATGCCAGATAATTTTGATGATCATTTGATTGCCTTGGAAGGAATAAAACTGATGCTTAATAATGGATTTAAAGAGGCAGAAGCACTATTCAATAAGTTCAAAACAACAAGCCCACAAATGAGCGCTGGTGCAAGTTTCTTCAGTTTTTTAAACGGGATGATGACATTTGAAGACGAAAGGCTGGTACAGGCATCAAATGACCTCAGAGCAACACAAAAACTTTGCAATATTCCAGATGAGACTTTAAatgcaataaaatcaaaattttccaaaaaggCTGCACAGAGACCCCAATTACCACTTTCAAAGGttcttcaaaacaaaattattattgcaGATTGTCATCTTTATTTAGCTCTCATTTCTTTCATTCAGCAGGACATCACCGGATATATTAAAGGTGGATGGACCTTGCGCAAAGCCtggaaaatatatgaaaaaacatATGAACAAATATCTCTACTGAAAAAGGTTTCACAGGCCGAGCCGCAGGGTTCTACTAGGGAAACAAAATCTTCAAATGATTTGAAGTTAAAAGAACAGGCTAAAAGTATATCAAAAGAAATATTAGAACGATTATATGGGTCTGTTAGTTTTGGTTTTGGTCTCTTCAATTTGTGTGTGTCCCTCATTCCACAAAAGTTACTCAAAGTTGTGAATTTAATCGGTTTCCATGGTGATAGAGAAGTTGGACTGGAAGCATTGCAAAGTGCCAGCGAAAGTGAGGACATGAAAGCACCTCTTGCTATGTTGGCTTTGCTGTGGTACCACACTGTTGTACGACCATTCTTTGCTGTTGATGGCGATAAAGCAGATTCTGGAATACCAGTGGCTGAAGCTATCATGGCAAAGCATGAACCAGTGTATCCAAAGTCATCTTTTGTGTTGTTTTTCAAGGGAAGAATTCAACGTTGTAAATGTGATATCTCAACTGCGTTGATATCTTTTCAATTAGCATATGATGCCGGTGTAGATCAGCGAGAATTCCAATTAATGTGTGCGTATGAAATTGGATGGTGTAGTTTAATGGAACTTGACTGGGCGAAGGCTCTCGAATATTTTATCATGctaaaaaatgaatcaaaatggTCAGTGTGTTACTACACTTACCTGACTGCTCTCATGAGTGGCATGACTGATGATAAAGTTGAGTGTATGAAGCTTTTTATCGAAGTTcccaaaacaatgaaaataaaatcgaatcaattggaaatatatattgttCGTAAAGCACTTTTGTTTATTAAAACCCCTGCAACATAtgagtttttattaatttacatCCTCGAATTATTATATCTTTGGAGAGCATTTCCAAACTGCACTAAAGAATCTCTCAATAAAATTCTCGATGAATGTGCTAAAATTACTAGCCCAAGTTTAAATGGACTCAAAAATCTTATTGTTGGTGGTTTACATAACAGCCTTGGAAATACAGACGCAGCTATCGAATGTTTCCGCACAGCGATGAAGGTATCAGACAGGGATTTTGATGATGGTCACATAGCACCATATGCGTGTTATGAACTTGCTTCAATATTGATTGAAAAACCAGGTATGAAGCAAAAAGGTCTTGAAATATTGAGGCATTGTAAAGATGGATATGAAggttatgattttgaaaatagaTTGCAAATGAGGATTCATGCAACGGAGCATAGGCTCAAACAACAAAAGTCTACAGGAAACTAA